A window of Citrus sinensis cultivar Valencia sweet orange chromosome 7, DVS_A1.0, whole genome shotgun sequence contains these coding sequences:
- the LOC127898857 gene encoding uncharacterized protein LOC127898857 has protein sequence MEPRTSGVKADEFIKKSGFDYSHRVEAVGFSGGIWLLWRSSIEVEVLINHRQFIHFKICRNNVFVSWVTAVYASPNPMLRRQLWCHMENLAPLIQEPWLIGGDFNSILYASEKQGGVARNSGVCNLFRKWFDGHQLFDLKFKGPRFTWSRGLLFKRLDRALCNSEWLLKYMNNSVIHLPKIASDHRPVLVRFERDMAGHQRTRPFRFLAAWLTHEHFNNFVKRMWNP, from the coding sequence ATGGAACCTCGTACTAGTGGGGTGAAAGCCGatgaatttataaagaaaagtgGATTTGATTACTCGCACCGGGTGGAAGCTGTGGGTTTCTCTGGAGGAATTTGGCTTCTTTGGCGAAGTTCTATAGAGGTGGAGGTCTTAATTAATCACAGGCAGTTCatccattttaaaatttgcagGAACAATGTTTTTGTGTCTTGGGTAACGGCTGTTTATGCTAGTCCAAACCCAATGTTGCGGAGACAGCTGTGGTGCCATATGGAGAACCTTGCGCCTTTAATTCAAGAGCCTTGGTTGATAGGTGGGGATTTCAACTCTATCTTATACGCCTCAGAAAAGCAAGGGGGTGTGGCCAGGAACTCAGGAGTGTGTAATCTGTTTCGGAAGTGGTTTGATGGGCATCAACTTTTTGACTTGAAATTTAAGGGTCCAAGGTTTACTTGGTCACGTGGATTGCTTTTTAAAAGGCTTGATAGAGCTTTGTGTAACAGTGAATGGCTgcttaaatatatgaataattcTGTAATCCATCTCCCGAAGATTGCCTCGGATCACAGGCCGGTGCTGGTTCGGTTTGAGAGAGATATGGCTGGCCACCAGAGGACCAGGCCTTTCCGCTTCTTGGCTGCTTGGTTAACTCATGAGCACTTCAACAATTTTGTTAAGCGGATGTGGAATCCGTAA
- the LOC127898858 gene encoding uncharacterized protein LOC127898858, which yields MESSENLGREGNPISGGIFPPPFREARMTKKVRFRDEEHAGDPTAQVSYKETLVNATQAMEQGVGGGLDDWDFEEGDVTKSNEGSMPSITFSARVHAKLSEPWKNSVVVKLLGRTIGYRALCARLNGMWKSAMGFSVIDLENNYYLVRFRSVGDAMDALTKGPWLVMGHYLTVQPWTPSFDFTNTALEQVTVWIRLPGLAVHLYDRKVLQKLGQLVGNVITIDSNTASSSRGRFARLAVSISLTRPLVSQFELDGKIQKVEYEGLPVICYKCGLYEHSSSNCKDAKNSTSSEEDGQSHQAMPGNEAPGQHAKGCNGDSTVEPFGPWMMAPRRGRKPNNGRVNTGDLNRNREFTGAGTSREVATDHIERQGSDPQPLADPPNNHNTSRVKEGGHVCNHPDVPMSGMDGDGMTDDEISMVQETPLALMDDVSGQQQ from the exons ATGGAAAGCTCCGAAAACCTCGGACGTGAAGGAAACCCTATCTCCGGAGGGATTTTTCCCCCGCCGTTTAGGGAGGCTAGAATGACTAAAAAAGTGAGGTTTCGCGATGAGGAACATGCTGGTGATCCCACTGCTCAGGTATCGTACAAAGAAACCCTAGTGAATGCGACGCAAGCGATGGAGCAAGGAGTTGGAGGTGGACTAGATGACTGGGATTTTGAGGAAGGGGATGTTACTAAAAGTAACGAGGGATCCATGCCATCCATCACTTTTTCGGCTAGGGTTCATGCTAAGTTAAGTGAGCCTTGGAAGAACTCGGTTGTTGTAAAGTTGCTTGGCCGCACAATTGGCTATAGAGCCCTTTGTGCAAGATTGAATGGCATGTGGAAATCAGCCATGGGGTTTTCAGTGATAGACTTGGAGAATAACTATTATCTGGTTCGGTTTCGCTCGGTAGGGGATGCTATGGATGCATTAACCAAGGGGCCGTGGCTTGTCATGGGTCACTATTTAACGGTGCAGCCATGGACGCCCTCCTTTGACTTCACAAACACGGCTCTTGAACAGGTCACGGTGTGGATCAGATTACCTGGCCTTGCTGTTCATCTTTACGATCGAAAAGTTCTTCAAAAGCTGGGTCAGTTAGTGGGGAACGTGATTACAATCGATTCGAATACAGCCTCCTCATCTCGTGGAAGATTTGCCCGCCTTGCAGTGAGTATCTCTTTAACTAGGCCACTGGTGTCTCAGTTTGAGTTGGATGGGAAGATACAGAAGGTCGAATATGAGGGCTTGCCAGTAATTTGTTATAAGTGTGGACTTTACGAGCACAGTAGTAGTAATTGCAAAGATGCTAAGAACTCGACAAGCTCTGAAGAAGATGGTCAATCCCATCAGGCAATGCCGGGAAACGAGGCTCCTGGCCAACATGCTAAAGGTTGTAATGGCGACAGCACTGTGGAACCATTTGGTCCCTGGATGATGGCTCCTAGGAGAGGAAGAAAGCCTAATAATGGAAGGGTGAATACTGGAGACTTAAATCGGAATAGGGAGTTTACTGGAGCTGGTACCTCAAG GGAAGTGGCCACGGATCATATAGAGAGGCAGGGATCGGATCCGCAACCCTTAGCAGACCCTCCTAATAACCATAACACTTCTCGGGTGAAGGAAGGTGGACATGTTTGTAACCATCCAGATGTTCCTATGAGTGGTATGGATGGAGATGGGATGACTGATGATGAAATTTCGATGGTTCAGGAAACGCCGTTGGCATTGATGGATGATGTCTCTGGACAGCAACAGTAG
- the LOC102612713 gene encoding protein SMALL AUXIN UP-REGULATED RNA 51-like: MDSKKSNKISDIVRLQQILKKWKKLANAPKSSSSNSNSSTGNTGNNSGNFSSSGSTTNSATKSIKFLKKTLSFTDVSTASNDVVPKGFLAVCVGKELKRFIIPTEYLSHQAFVILLREAEEEFGFQQEGVLKIPCEVCVFENILKLVEEKRDVVFYLHELGFNINADNKEMINCCYSSDCELTPSHHLQMCR, translated from the coding sequence ATGGATTCAAAGAAGTCTAACAAGATTAGTGATATTGTCAGGCTTCAACAGATCCTCAAGAAATGGAAGAAGCTTGCAAATGCACCCaaaagcagcagcagcaacagcaacagcaGCACCGGAAACACTGGTAACAATAGCGGCAATTTCTCAAGTTCTGGTAGCACTACAAATAGTGCTACTAAAAGCATCAAGTTCCTTAAGAAAACACTCTCTTTCACTGATGTTTCAACAGCATCAAACGATGTCGTACCGAAAGGTTTTCTTGCAGTGTGTGTAGGGAAGGAGCTGAAGAGATTTATAATCCCAACTGAGTACTTGAGTCATCAAGCATTTGTGATTTTGTTAAGAGAAGCTGAAGAAGAGTTTGGGTTTCAACAAGAGGGAGTGTTGAAGATTCCATGTGAAGTCTGTGTGTTTGAGAATATCTTGAAGTTGGTGGAAGAGAAAAGAGatgttgttttttatttgcatGAATTAGGGTTTAATATTAATGCAGATAATAAAGAGATGATTAATTGTTGTTACTCATCTGATTGTGAGTTGACACCTTCTCATCATCTTCAAATGTGTAGATGA